Within the Manihot esculenta cultivar AM560-2 unplaced genomic scaffold, M.esculenta_v8 Scaffold54, whole genome shotgun sequence genome, the region tactttataatataaatattttaattttctatttatagtTATAATGAGAATTTAcaagtaatttaaaaatatttcttatgaataaatattagtaacaataatttaaattattattctttattcctaattaaataaaaataattaaaattatttaaaattaataaaataattataaaagtaataataaatataatttaatttaattaaaaatatctctATATGTAACCTCTCAATTTTCAGAAAATGCCCTAAGTCAATGCCTTAGAAAAAATATTCTATTCCACATCGACGATCAATTTTTAAGTAATGACGTTCAATGTTTTAACTCaggtaaaatatattatttaataattaaaagagtgatttataaaaaattatttattgtgaTATTTAATTAATCGCTAACCGaactaatatttattattataataactcACTACAACAACTAacgattattataattatttaataaaatctaaatatatataaaaaagttacactcacaaatttaattaaatagtaagtacatctgagtaaatttgagagatcttATATTTTACTCAtcaattttcatttaatatatatatatatatatatatatatatatatatatatatatatatatatatatatatatatatatatatatatagtcaaatatgtaatttaatttataattttcaaaaaaatcagTTAGTATTATGATCTTTTTATCATtgattgttaaaatttaaattttataaaagtttattataacatttcaaaaaattattaaatttaattaaaacaaaatttaatagaaaCACTGTTTAGACTATTAACAAACACTATTAACAAATACACTATTAACAAACACTGTTTAGACTTTTAAGGAATTTtaaccaataaaatttaattaaaataaaatttagaaaataaaaatttaaaaaccgaatttttttattaaatttttaaaaattaaaaggtaaaaaataactatttataatagaaaaaattttaatataaaaaattaaaaaaaaatctaaaataataataaaattataaaattaactctTTTAACAATAGAATTTTATACTTGAATTTTGTGACAAAACTGACTTAATAGAATTTTGACCTTAAATTTTGTGATAAatttataactttaaaaaatcatacatcttgaaatttttttttaaaaaaattattatggacTTCCATGAAAGTTAGCAGTAGAAATTAAATCCGATTTAAATTTGTCATAAAATCTAAGATTAATCGCTTCATATCAGAATCATAAACGTTTGtaagtgaaaattttttttaaaacgatATCCTAGGCCTTCGATGAATGTGGTACtaaaagttaaattataatttaaatttattataaaatttaatattaattattcccTATCATATCTCATGCCTTatgattttttatcaaaaagtaTACTTCATACTATGAAATAAAATATGCGTTAAACCATGGTactttttattatcatttttttaaaaattttttagaatAGTCGGacgaaaaagaaaataagaaaaattcataatggGGTTTACAAAATTTATCCAGACCAATGCAGCATATCAAACAGGGAGTTCTGCCTCTCCTCCTCTATGTGAAATGAAGATGCATGATCATAAGCTCCTTCAATAGGCATAGGCTGATTTGAAGAGCTAGATTGAGCATCAAATTCCCTGGTACTCGTCTCAGCAACTGCAGGTTCGAGCAACGGACTGGATTCCTCAGCTATCACTAAAAGATCACCATTCATAGCGGCCGTCTCCATCCAGTTAACATCACAAAGCTGATCCCTGCATCCATAGATGTGTTCCCCATCTGGCATTAAAAGATAACCATTCATGGCGATCGTCTGCATGGAGTTATTAATATCACAAACTTGATTCCCACGTCCACAGATGGGTTCCTCAGCTGGCACAAAAAGATGATCATTCTTGGTGGCCGTTTACATGCTGTTAATATCCCAAACTTGATCCCCACGTTCATAGACCTCAAAAGGCATTAAAAGATGATCATTCCTGGTGGCCGTTTGCATGCTGATAATATCCTGCATGCAGTTAATATCCCAAACTTGATCCCCACGTCCATAGGCGGGTTCCTCAGCTGAAGGTAAAAGATGATCATTCATGGTGGCTGTCTCCATGCAGTTAGAAATTTGATCCCCACATCCATACATGGGTTGAAAGCCATTGCTATAATGAGAAGGAGGGTAATCGGTTTGGATTGGTTGCACATTATAGGCAAAGTTATTATTGAATGTGTTGTCCATTGGTGGAGGATTTGGTGGAGGATTATAGTCCATGTTATTCAAGATTGGCTGAGGAGGATCACAAGAAAGAGGAGGAAGCAAATAAGACCCATAACCATTCTCGTATTCTTTGGAAATCATCAAAGAATTATCACACAGTAGAGGCTGTGCAGTGGAATTTCTGTTTCTGCATTTACAGTTCCTCCATCTTTATCGTTCTTGTTTTTCTTGCCTTCTGCTTTGTTGTTGTAGATCTTGCAGAGAACCCATTCATCCTGacccaaaaaatatataaacgcataaaaattattattttttctagttaacataattttatatttataataaaaaatagttaaataattCATCAATagttattgaattttttaagaaatctattaaaatatttatataatataaaaaattaactgattacccaaattcattaatttatcaatgaataaaaaacatattaaaacatctttaaaatttaaaagaaatttaataattaatcactctattaatttaattttaaccattaaaagTCTTAAATTCTCTTgatactaaaatattaaataataattttttttttactaataatGGGTTTTCTgataacaaataataaaagttaaatgatGGACAAACTAATGAaatgaactaaataataaattttttatagaaaaaaaattatgaataccTGCTTAGGCTGCAGTGGGTTTTTGCCTCTGGCCGTAGCGCCTGAAGGAACAAGGCTTTGATGAAGAAGATATTCATGCATCTTCCAGTTGGTTTTGGTTCCATCACGCTGCCTCTCCTCATAATAGTCCAAAGACTTTCTGAATCCCAGAGGTTTTTTTCCATCTAGGATTGCTTTATCAGTTCCTGTAGCCTTCCAATATCCTAATTCCCTTGCGTTTCGTTTCGGTCTAGATCCTTTCGGGTACTTTTTCTCCCTACTCGTGAAAAAATACCActggctttctctttctctattCAGTTTATAGGTTTCTGCAGCAAAACAAagaaaacccaaaaaaaaaaaattacattattgaagaagaagaaggacatGCATGTGCGTGCATGCAAAATTAATACGACGTACCTGCGAGCTGTTGAGGGCTATAGTTATATAAATCAACCACATGAATTCTATTAGGAGGCAAGTGTTCATTGTTGATCTTTCTCAGTAAATAATAACGAATCAGCTCATCATCACTAGGAGCGAATCGATACCCAACAGGCAACGAGTTGAAATATCTCTCAACGTCATCGCTACTAGTACTGCAATCTGCAGCAACTCCTTTGTTCTTGTTCTGATTTTGTTCCATTAGATTGACAC harbors:
- the LOC110607591 gene encoding NAC transcription factor 29 is translated as MEQNQNKNKGVAADCSTSSDDVERYFNSLPVGYRFAPSDDELIRYYLLRKINNEHLPPNRIHVVDLYNYSPQQLAETYKLNRERESQWYFFTSREKKYPKGSRPKRNARELGYWKATGTDKAILDGKKPLGFRKSLDYYEERQRDGTKTNWKMHEYLLHQSLVPSGATARGKNPLQPKQDEWVLCKIYNNKAEGKKNKNDKDGGTVNAETEIPLHSLYCVIIL